A genomic segment from Glycine soja cultivar W05 chromosome 20, ASM419377v2, whole genome shotgun sequence encodes:
- the LOC114403052 gene encoding L-ascorbate oxidase homolog, protein MAFLDVRKKIMGRVWTWTMALMLCLMAASVRSEDPYIYYTWKVTYGTIAPMGVPQQGILINGHFPGPEINSTSNNNVVINVFNNLDEPLLFTWHGVQHRKNSWQDGTLGVQCPIAPGTNYTYHFQVKDQIGTYFYYPTTGLQRAIGGFGGLRIFSRLLIPVPYADPADEYWVLIGDWFGKSHTALKQKLDSGRSIGRPVGVHINGKNGGLEPLYTMEPGKTYKYRICNVGLKDSLNFRIQGHPLKLVETEGSHVVQNNYDSLDVHVGQCYTVLVTADQEPKDYFMVASTRFTKKVLTATRVIRYSNGVGPASGGLPPAPQGWAWSINQFRSFRWNLTASAARPNPQGSYHYGQINITRTIKLVNTVSRANGKLRYGLNGVSHVDTQTPLKLAEYYGVADKVFKYNLISDSPDTAFPDLTVAPNVINATFRDFIEVIFENPGKVIQSYNLDGYSFFALAVEPGKWTPEKRKNYNLLDAISRHTIQVFPNSWAAIMLTFDNAGMWNLRSEMAENRYLGQQLYVSVLSPNRSLRDEYNLPETQLLCGIVKDMPKPPPYSS, encoded by the exons atggcatttcTTGACGTACGGAAAAAAATAATGGGTAGGGTTTGGACTTGGACGATGGCACTGATGCTTTGCCTGATGGCAGCATCGGTTAGGAGCGAGGACCCTTATATTTACTACACATGGAAAGTGACATATGGTACCATTGCCCCTATGGGTGTTCCCCAGCAGGGTATCCTCATCAATGGCCATTTCCCCGGCCCTGAAATCAACTCCACCAGCAACAACAATGTTGTCATCAATGTCTTCAACAACCTCGACGAGCCCCTCTTGTTCACATGGCATGGTGTCCAACACAGGAAGAACTCCTGGCAAGATGGTACATTGGGTGTCCAGTGCCCCATTGCCCCAGGAACCAATTATACCTATCACTTTCAG GTTAAGGATCAAATTGGAACTTACTTCTACTACCCGACCACCGGCTTGCAACGCGCAATCGGTGGATTCGGGGGTTTGAGGATCTTCAGTCGTCTGTTGATTCCAGTGCCCTATGCCGATCCCGCCGATGAGTATTGGGTGCTCATCGGCGACTGGTTCGGCAAGAGCCACACTGCCTTGAAACAGAAGTTGGATAGCGGGCGCAGCATCGGCAGGCCCGTTGGGGTCCACATTAACGGCAAGAATGGTGGGCTTGAGCCCCTTTACACCATGGAGCCCGGGAAGACTTACAAGTACAGAATCTGCAATGTTGGGCTCAAAGACTCCCTCAACTTCAGGATCCAAGGCCACCCCTTGAAGCTCGTTGAGACCGAAGGGTCCCACGTGGTTCAAAACAACTACGACTCCCTCGACGTCCACGTCGGACAGTGCTACACTGTCCTCGTGACCGCCGACCAGGAGCCCAAGGACTACTTCATGGTCGCCTCCACGCGCTTCACGAAGAAGGTTCTCACCGCCACGCGCGTGATTCGTTACTCGAATGGCGTGGGGCCCGCATCCGGCGGGCTTCCACCCGCACCCCAAGGCTGGGCTTGGTCTATTAACCAATTCCGCTCCTTCCGTTGGAACCTAACCGCTAGTGCTGCCAGGCCCAACCCTCAGGGCTCATACCACTACGGTCAAATTAACATCACCCGCACCATCAAGTTGGTCAACACCGTTAGCAGGGCCAACGGCAAGCTCCGTTATGGACTCAATGGCGTCTCCCACGTCGACACCCAAACACCTCTCAAGCTTGCCGAGTACTATGGCGTCGCCGATAAGGTCTTCAAGTACAATCTCATCTCCGACTCCCCCGACACCGCCTTCCCTGACCTCACCGTCGCTCCCAACGTCATCAACGCCACCTTCCGTGACTTCATCGAAGTCATCTTCGAGAACCCTGGCAAGGTCATTCAGTCCTACAACCTTGACGGCTATTCTTTCTTCGCTCTCGC GGTTGAGCCAGGGAAGTGGACCCCAGAGAAGAGGAAGAACTACAACCTTCTTGATGCTATAAGCAGGCACACCATTCAAGTGTTCCCTAACTCTTGGGCAGCAATCATGTTAACCTTTGACAACGCTGGAATGTGGAACTTGAGGTCGGAGATGGCAGAGAATCGTTACCTGGGACAACAGTTGTATGTGAGTGTCTTGTCTCCAAACAGGTCTCTAAGGGATGAGTACAACCTCCCAGAGACCCAGCTTCTATGCGGAATTGTCAAGGATATGCCTAAGCCACCACCTTACTCCAGTTAA